ATTCTTTCTAAACATAGAAAGTGATATCGTTTTTATCTCATTTATTGAGTGTTCTAGCTCCATTTTTTCTCCTACATTTAAGCGATTATATTTAAGCTATCTTAAAATTTATGTAAAATTTTGTGTAATGATAGCTTTTTAAGTAAAATTTCGATAAATTTTCCACACTATTTACTATAAAGAGGCAGTGTTGCAAAGTCCACATATTAGTGTTTTACTTGATGAAGTTCTATCTTTTTTTAAAAATTTAAATGGAAATTTTATAGATTGCACGCTTGGATATGCCGGACATTCTAGTGCCATTTTATCTCAAAATGAAAATTTAAATTTAATTGCCTGTGATAGAGATAACGAAGCTATAAATTTTTCACTAAAAAAACTTGAGCCATTTGGTAGTAGGGTTAAAATTTATAAAAGTAACTTCTCTGAATTGACTAGCAAGCTAAGTCAAGAAGAAATTTTAAATGTTAGAGGAATTTTGGCTGACATCGGTGTTAGCTCGCTTCAGATAGATAAAGATGATAGGGGCTTTAGTCTTAGCTCAAGCACGCTTGATATGCGCATGGATAAAGAGCGAAATTTTAGTGCGTTTGACGTTGTGAATGGATACTCTTTTGATGAGTTGGTTAGAATTTTTAGAGATTATGGTGAGCTAAAAAATGCTGCCGGGATTGCAAATAAAATTATAAATGCTAGAAATTTAGGCAAGATAACGAGTGCAAAAGAGCTTGCAAATTTAATAGGTACAGCCCAGATAAAAGGGCGCGGAGTTAGCCCTGCAATACTTGCCTTTCAAGCCATCAGGATAGAGGTAAATGGTGAGCTAGATGAGCTAACAAATTTGCTTGATAGTATAGAAAAAGGCGGGTTTAAAGATTGTCTTGTGGCGATTATTACATTTCACTCACTTGAAGATAGGATCGTAAAGGAGCGCTTTAAAAAATGGGCAAATAGCTGTATCTGCCCGCCAGGTGTCTATAGGTGTGAGTGCGGAAACAACCACGAATTAGGAGAAATTTTGACCAAAAAGCCACTAACGGCAAGTAGTAGTGAGCTAAAGGTAAACTCACGAAGCAAGAGCGCAAAACTGCGGGTTTTTAAGATAAAGGGATAAAAATGCAAGAAAAAGAAGAGCTACTAACGCTTCACGACGAGGAGCAAAAACGTGAGGTAAATTTAAGCTTTAAGACATTAGTGATGGTCTATTTAGCTGTTTTTATAGCTCTAGCTATATTTTTGCCAAAAATTTACATAGCAAATCAAATTTATTATATAAGTAGAGATATAGCGGACATTAGCGGTAAACGAGATATGCTTTTAGAGGAAAATAGAGCTCTTAATATAAAGCTTGAAAATTTACGTTATAAAAATCAAATTTTAAACAATATGCAAGAGCGTCAATGGAAATAACGAAACATTTAAAGTTTTTAAATTTTGGCGATTCGATTATATTGGCAAATAATATAGCCATTTTGTATATAACTGCATAAAAATAAAATTAGCTCAATAAACAAAGTTTATTTTTAATTTGCTAGTTACTTTCTTTTTGAGAGATTAGCTTTTCATATATATATTGTTCTAAATCTTTTTTTGATATGTCATTTTTTATAGCAGTATTATAAATTTCTTCGACCTTGCTTGAGTATTTTTCATAGCTAAAATAAGGAAAATGCACACTCCAAGCTTTCCTGATAAGATCGTGACTTATCTCTCTTCTTGCCCAAACTTTAAACATATCAAAGCCGATAAAAACGGCTGAAGTGACGACAGCAGTCGCTATTATCGATATATGCGCGTCAGTTTTTGCTAAAAAATGATGCGTGATGATTAACAATGGAAATAAAATAACAAAACAGATAAGTGCATAAATCTGATAGAGCTTGATGTGGTTAAATCTAAAATTTAGCTTTGCTCCATCTATTAGCATACCTTCGTTAAAAAGGGCATTCGCTTCAAGTAGATCCCTAAATAAAACTGGCTGTTTTGAAACAAAAAAAACGTTTTTTATGATTCTATCTTTTAAAGTTTCTTGCATTTTTTATAGACTTTTTACCTTTGAAATTTTGGCTTATTATATCTAAGAATCTATAAATTCAAACAAAATTAGATACAATTTGCCCAAAATTTAAGGAGCTAAAAATGGCAGATCAAGCTTTGCAAACCGTCTTTTTAAACGGAGAATTTTTGCAAAAAGATGAAGCAAAAGTTAGTGCTTTTGATAGAGGATTTATATTTGGTGATGGAGTTTATGAGGTTGTGCCTGTGATAAATTCAAAAATGGTTGATAAAGATGGATTTTGGGCGAGATTTGAAAGAAGCTTAAATGAAATAGATATAAGCTTGCCCTACGAAAAGGAAAAATTTGAAGCGATCTTAAACGAGATAATCTCCAAAAATGCCTTAAAAGAGGGCGGAATTTATATGCAAGTAACAAGAGGTGTGGCGTTTAGAAATTTCTATTTTATAGAAAATTTAACACCAAGCGTCTTTATCTTTTGCTACGAGAGTGAAATTTTAAACAATCCTGCTGCAAAAACCGGCATAAAAGTGGTAAGCGTCGAGGATATTAGGTGGAAGAGGCGCGATATAAAATCGATCTCACTTTTAGCTCAGTGCTACGCTAAAAATGAAGCTCATAAAAAAGGTGCAGATGAGGGCTTTATGGTGGAAAATGGCTTTGTCACAGAGGGCTGCAGCTCAAGTGCTTTTATCATCAAGGATAAAACTTTAATCACAAAACCACTGTCAAATGAAATTTTGCCAGGAATTCGCCGTATGAGACTTTTAAAGATCGCTAAAGATATCGGCCTTAAGATAGAGGAGCGAAAATTTAGCATGGATGAAGTTTATAATGCTGATGAAGTCTTTATTTCGGCTGCGACGCTCATACTCTTACCAGTCGTTTATGCTGATGGCAAGGCGATAAATGGTGCAAAAGTAGGAGAAATTTCAAGCAAACTTCGTGAAATTTATGCTGGTG
The DNA window shown above is from Campylobacter concisus and carries:
- a CDS encoding D-amino acid aminotransferase — encoded protein: MADQALQTVFLNGEFLQKDEAKVSAFDRGFIFGDGVYEVVPVINSKMVDKDGFWARFERSLNEIDISLPYEKEKFEAILNEIISKNALKEGGIYMQVTRGVAFRNFYFIENLTPSVFIFCYESEILNNPAAKTGIKVVSVEDIRWKRRDIKSISLLAQCYAKNEAHKKGADEGFMVENGFVTEGCSSSAFIIKDKTLITKPLSNEILPGIRRMRLLKIAKDIGLKIEERKFSMDEVYNADEVFISAATLILLPVVYADGKAINGAKVGEISSKLREIYAGELLKEAGL
- the rsmH gene encoding 16S rRNA (cytosine(1402)-N(4))-methyltransferase RsmH, with amino-acid sequence MQSPHISVLLDEVLSFFKNLNGNFIDCTLGYAGHSSAILSQNENLNLIACDRDNEAINFSLKKLEPFGSRVKIYKSNFSELTSKLSQEEILNVRGILADIGVSSLQIDKDDRGFSLSSSTLDMRMDKERNFSAFDVVNGYSFDELVRIFRDYGELKNAAGIANKIINARNLGKITSAKELANLIGTAQIKGRGVSPAILAFQAIRIEVNGELDELTNLLDSIEKGGFKDCLVAIITFHSLEDRIVKERFKKWANSCICPPGVYRCECGNNHELGEILTKKPLTASSSELKVNSRSKSAKLRVFKIKG